The following coding sequences are from one Desulfosporosinus orientis DSM 765 window:
- a CDS encoding DNA translocase FtsK, whose translation MSKKSIKPTSVLLFKLLSIILILVSFLGFLGTFGFSVGKQIYTMFTAVMGSFAWAGPFVSLIIAFFLWHYPSLFKADSPAKSETDMVKDNQRNREKYSPEGEIDGGWNQSPNLKGIPLPTGKLVSLQGFNQYFSSPDWVEVKDQDIEKAEALMDMGKDFPTYFGTGKTIPPKKQSNLTTLKGFNDYFAEVEREPIIVAKTPEIEPKSFSAVFKTKTEQEEFLAQFKEEKTIVEQCPIIQENSEADTVVEEPHEDVQTSQSLESAVSKLVKNEPIPETSALAEEERESDCETSTEFVSKSVKSLDLNLMEFPINMGSTETMLEFEVPPVAAAIELEERPAEKIKEWEFPDFDLLEPLTPRTIIQDPESSRQLEKVLQDFGVRAKVIRVTRGPVITRYELAPAPGVKISKIVNLADDIALGLAARDVRIEAPIPGKAAVGIEVPNKQAFSVPFREVLETSSFRGHPSKLKVALGKDIADQPIIADLIKMPHLLVAGATGSGKSVCITTIINSLLFNAAPDEVKFLLVDPKMVELSQYNGIPHLLAPVVIDPKKAASALKWIVKEMENRYELFASSGVRDIERYNKLKAGETPGAAPALPLIVVIIDELADLMMVAAGEVEEAICRLAQMARAAGIHLVIATQRPSVDVITGVIKANIPSRISFAVSSQIDSRTILDATGAEKLLGRGDMLYSPLGVNKPVRVQGCLVTDDEVQRVINHWKQLGKPEYLDPERLFADTNPKSEEGNGPDDALFFDAGQLFIRTGMASVSFLQRRLKLGYTRAARIMDMLEEQGVVGAYEGSKPRQVLLTLEEFNERFG comes from the coding sequence GTGTCAAAAAAAAGCATAAAACCAACAAGTGTACTCTTGTTTAAATTGTTAAGTATTATCTTGATATTGGTGTCGTTTCTTGGATTTTTAGGTACTTTCGGTTTTTCCGTCGGAAAACAGATATATACGATGTTTACCGCAGTAATGGGGAGTTTTGCCTGGGCTGGTCCTTTCGTATCCTTGATAATAGCATTTTTTCTTTGGCATTATCCTTCATTATTTAAGGCAGATTCCCCGGCAAAATCAGAGACGGATATGGTTAAGGATAATCAGCGCAATCGAGAAAAATATTCTCCTGAAGGAGAAATTGATGGTGGTTGGAATCAATCTCCAAATTTAAAGGGAATTCCCCTACCGACCGGAAAATTGGTCAGTTTACAAGGGTTTAATCAATACTTTTCCTCACCGGACTGGGTTGAAGTGAAGGATCAGGATATTGAGAAGGCTGAAGCGTTAATGGATATGGGAAAGGACTTCCCGACTTATTTTGGGACAGGAAAAACTATCCCGCCTAAAAAGCAAAGTAATCTTACTACTTTAAAAGGATTTAATGACTATTTTGCTGAGGTTGAGCGAGAACCAATCATCGTTGCCAAAACACCTGAAATAGAACCTAAATCCTTTTCAGCGGTGTTTAAAACAAAAACTGAACAAGAGGAATTTTTAGCTCAGTTTAAAGAGGAGAAAACTATTGTAGAGCAGTGTCCCATAATTCAAGAAAATAGTGAGGCAGATACTGTCGTCGAAGAGCCTCATGAGGATGTTCAAACCAGCCAATCCTTGGAAAGTGCCGTATCTAAACTAGTGAAAAATGAACCAATACCAGAAACTTCAGCATTAGCTGAAGAAGAACGGGAAAGTGATTGTGAGACATCCACTGAGTTTGTTTCTAAGTCAGTAAAGAGTCTTGATTTAAATCTTATGGAATTTCCAATTAACATGGGCAGTACTGAGACAATGCTAGAATTTGAAGTACCTCCTGTTGCGGCTGCTATAGAGTTAGAAGAACGACCAGCGGAGAAGATTAAGGAGTGGGAGTTTCCTGATTTTGATTTATTAGAACCTCTGACGCCAAGAACGATCATTCAGGATCCGGAGTCATCACGTCAGCTGGAAAAAGTCCTTCAGGATTTTGGGGTAAGGGCTAAAGTTATTCGTGTGACCAGAGGACCGGTTATTACCCGTTATGAATTAGCTCCTGCTCCAGGGGTTAAAATCAGTAAGATCGTAAATTTAGCCGATGATATCGCTCTAGGATTAGCTGCTCGAGATGTACGAATCGAAGCCCCCATTCCCGGAAAAGCGGCAGTTGGAATTGAAGTGCCGAATAAACAAGCCTTTTCGGTGCCTTTCCGAGAAGTGTTGGAAACCTCAAGTTTTAGAGGTCATCCTTCCAAACTCAAAGTCGCTTTAGGAAAAGACATTGCGGATCAGCCAATTATCGCTGATCTTATAAAAATGCCGCATCTTCTGGTAGCCGGTGCCACTGGTTCCGGAAAAAGTGTTTGCATTACGACGATTATTAATTCTCTGCTCTTTAATGCAGCTCCCGATGAAGTTAAGTTTTTGCTTGTAGACCCCAAAATGGTAGAACTCAGCCAGTATAATGGTATTCCCCACTTATTGGCACCTGTTGTTATCGATCCGAAGAAAGCTGCCAGTGCTTTAAAGTGGATTGTCAAAGAGATGGAGAATAGGTATGAACTCTTTGCATCTTCAGGAGTCCGAGATATTGAACGATATAACAAATTGAAAGCTGGGGAAACTCCTGGAGCGGCTCCTGCTTTGCCTTTAATTGTTGTGATTATCGATGAGTTGGCTGATTTGATGATGGTTGCTGCAGGAGAAGTTGAAGAAGCTATCTGTCGCCTGGCCCAAATGGCTCGGGCTGCCGGTATTCATTTAGTGATTGCTACCCAACGTCCATCTGTTGATGTCATTACCGGAGTCATCAAGGCGAATATACCCAGCAGGATTTCCTTTGCAGTCTCCTCTCAGATTGACTCCCGCACGATTTTAGATGCCACGGGTGCTGAGAAACTATTGGGCCGAGGAGATATGCTTTATTCCCCATTAGGTGTCAATAAGCCCGTTCGCGTCCAAGGATGTTTAGTAACCGATGATGAAGTTCAGCGTGTCATAAATCATTGGAAACAATTAGGTAAACCGGAGTACCTTGATCCTGAACGATTGTTTGCAGATACAAATCCTAAAAGTGAGGAAGGCAACGGACCGGATGACGCACTGTTTTTTGATGCAGGGCAATTATTTATTCGAACCGGAATGGCATCGGTATCTTTTCTCCAGCGGAGGCTGAAGTTAGGATATACTCGAGCCGCACGAATCATGGATATGCTGGAAGAACAAGGGGTTGTGGGAGCTTATGAAGGAAGTAAGCCCAGACAAGTGCTCTTGACTCTTGAAGAATTTAACGAACGATTTGGGTAA
- a CDS encoding potassium channel family protein has product MARRVWLAFIAVFFTLVFGTVGLILTEHLSIQKAIYLTVQTVTTVGFGDIEAKTDAGHVFLIVLMLSGVGAMLYFAGLVMAFLIEGQLAGVYWRRKMNKNISQLQDHIIVCGAGRVGRQVIYRLRKEGAQSVVIEQREELANELIEEGFLVIKGDATHDEILNKASLAKARGLISALPEDSLNVYVTLSAKGINPGIHVVARMDQPESEKKLLRAGADKVISPATLSGWRMAMSMLKPISVDYIETVIHDRNIEMEMVELRIDQGSCLAGETLLTSGIKQQTGAMVLAILRNNEVISNPVAEEELLEGDVLIVLGLRDQLHRLEKLAANLKNCKS; this is encoded by the coding sequence GTGGCTAGGAGGGTTTGGCTTGCATTCATTGCTGTATTTTTCACACTGGTGTTTGGGACAGTTGGTCTGATACTAACGGAACACCTCAGTATCCAAAAAGCTATTTATCTTACGGTTCAGACGGTCACCACCGTGGGATTTGGAGATATTGAAGCAAAAACTGATGCCGGACATGTTTTTTTAATTGTCCTTATGCTCAGTGGAGTTGGGGCTATGCTATATTTTGCCGGGCTAGTCATGGCATTTTTGATTGAAGGTCAGCTGGCTGGGGTGTATTGGAGAAGAAAGATGAATAAGAATATTTCACAATTGCAAGATCATATTATCGTTTGTGGTGCCGGACGCGTGGGAAGACAAGTTATTTACCGCCTTCGCAAAGAGGGCGCTCAAAGTGTTGTCATAGAACAACGGGAAGAACTGGCAAATGAGTTAATTGAAGAGGGCTTTTTAGTGATCAAGGGGGATGCAACTCATGATGAAATCCTTAATAAAGCTTCTCTTGCTAAAGCAAGAGGTCTGATTTCTGCTCTACCAGAGGACTCTTTAAATGTTTATGTCACTTTATCGGCTAAAGGAATCAATCCTGGAATTCATGTGGTAGCCCGCATGGATCAGCCTGAGTCAGAGAAAAAGCTTCTGAGAGCAGGAGCCGATAAAGTGATTTCTCCGGCAACTCTTAGTGGATGGAGAATGGCCATGTCCATGTTAAAGCCAATTAGTGTTGATTATATTGAAACCGTCATTCATGACCGTAATATTGAAATGGAAATGGTTGAGCTGAGAATTGATCAGGGCTCGTGCTTGGCTGGCGAGACATTATTAACCAGCGGAATTAAGCAGCAAACAGGAGCAATGGTTCTGGCTATCTTAAGAAATAATGAGGTTATCAGTAATCCTGTTGCCGAAGAAGAGCTATTGGAAGGAGATGTCTTAATCGTTTTAGGGTTAAGAGATCAATTACATCGCTTAGAAAAGCTTGCCGCAAATCTTAAAAATTGCAAATCTTAA
- a CDS encoding 2-hydroxyacyl-CoA dehydratase encodes MSSRVLNIGLDVGSTTVKIVILDIHKNIIYKKYLRHFSNIRNTVMTVLEEAKEVMQGHLLTLMITGSGGYNISQVLEIPFIQEVIACTNAIKAVIPNTDTAIELGGEDAKITFLGDSVEQRMNGTCAGGTGAFIDQMASLLQTDAPGLNELAKNYGHIYPIASRCGVFAKTDVQPLLNEGAAKEDIAVSVLQAVVNQTISGLAQGRPISGNVAFLGGPLYFLSELRRRFIETLRLENKNVIFPENSHYFVAIGAALSSAEMVPITLKSLLEKMPKILEVDNSDNEELEILFDNDQEYLDFRQRHSVHKVKRVELETYRGNAYLGIDAGSTTTKIALVNEEGSLLYSYYGSNMGKPLESTLEALKTLYEKINKETKIVNSAVTGYGEHLIKAALRVDIGEIETVAHYTAANFFLPGVDFVLDIGGQDMKSLVIRNGVIESITLNEACSSGCGSFVETFAKSLNMDIRDFAQLSQKSRHPVDLGTRCTVFMNSKVKQAQKEGAKISDISAGISISVIKNALFKVIRLRSVEELGEKIVVQGGTFYNDAVLRAFEKITNKEVVRPDIAGIMGAFGAALIAKDQYSTGYQSSLLQGDELSNFTTETTMKRCGLCGNNCLVSIKHFSGGNEYVSGNRCERGSGKERVKSDIPNLYEYKYKRVFDYKPLSNDKATRGCIGIPRVLNIYEDYPFWFTLFTELGYQVIISGRSSNKIYELGMDTIPSDSACYPAKLAHGHVADLIKKGITKIFYPCIPYARQEDEQADNHYNCPIVTSYPETINANMDCLRDPKVRFYHPFLPIDMPKRMLRRLAEELAQEGISKQELARALTKAYAEFDRYKANVREKGEETLNYIRDHNIKGIVLVGRPYHIDPEINHGIPEMISSYGFAVLSEDAIQHLGKLKRPLRVVDQWVYHSREYNAASYVARQKDLELIQLNSFGCGLDAVTTDQIKEILEAYGKIYTVIKIDEINNLGAARIRVRSLIAAIKEQDKRNFIPEKLFDNPSRVIFTQEMKNTHTILAPQMSPIHFQFFKTAFEGSGYSIEFLPSVDKSAVDKGLRYVHNDACYPAIIVVGQLMKALKSGQYDLNNTSVIMTQTGGGCRATNYIAFIRKALKDANMGHVPVIALNAGNSSSLESNPGFKFTIPMFNKVMQGLIYGDLLMRVLYKVRPYEKFPGSANLLYDYWVKRCQDSLRIGNRQEFTRNIRQIVIDFDNLELYEDLVKPKVGVVGEILVKFHPTANNNIVELLEAEGAEVVVPDLTDFLLYGAFDNSIKYKKLSGSFWSMISGYFSISRIESYRKDMKKALKGSKRFEPPKPIEEIAKYAERHLSLANQCGEGWFLTGEMVELIRSGVHNIVCLQPFACLPNHITGKGMIRELRRSYPESNIAAIDYDPGASEVNQLNRIKLMLSVALDKLGNKPSEIKTHTPLVDLENDSVERKLTMVLSNDSKLVECKLD; translated from the coding sequence ATGAGCAGTAGAGTTTTAAATATCGGTTTAGATGTAGGTTCTACAACTGTAAAAATCGTTATTTTAGACATTCATAAAAATATAATCTATAAAAAATATTTAAGACATTTTTCGAATATTCGCAATACAGTTATGACTGTGCTTGAGGAAGCCAAAGAAGTGATGCAGGGGCATTTATTGACCTTAATGATCACCGGCTCCGGAGGGTACAATATTTCCCAGGTACTGGAGATACCCTTTATACAAGAAGTTATCGCCTGTACTAATGCTATTAAAGCAGTCATTCCCAACACGGATACTGCCATTGAGCTTGGTGGTGAGGATGCCAAGATTACTTTTTTAGGAGATTCTGTTGAACAACGAATGAACGGGACATGCGCCGGGGGTACCGGTGCCTTTATTGATCAGATGGCTTCTTTGCTGCAAACGGATGCTCCCGGATTGAACGAATTAGCCAAAAACTATGGGCATATTTACCCAATAGCCTCTCGTTGCGGAGTTTTTGCTAAAACGGATGTCCAGCCACTGCTGAATGAAGGTGCTGCAAAGGAGGATATTGCAGTATCCGTTCTGCAAGCCGTCGTTAATCAAACGATTAGCGGTTTAGCCCAAGGACGTCCTATCAGCGGAAATGTAGCATTTTTGGGAGGACCGCTCTATTTTTTATCAGAGCTGCGGCGTCGCTTCATTGAGACTCTAAGACTTGAGAATAAGAATGTTATATTTCCGGAAAACTCTCATTATTTTGTGGCCATAGGAGCAGCCTTATCCTCCGCGGAAATGGTTCCAATCACCCTAAAATCATTATTGGAAAAAATGCCGAAAATATTAGAGGTGGACAACTCAGACAATGAGGAGTTGGAAATCCTTTTTGACAATGATCAAGAGTACCTTGACTTTAGACAGCGACATAGTGTACACAAAGTCAAGCGAGTGGAATTAGAGACCTACCGAGGGAATGCCTATTTAGGCATTGATGCCGGTTCGACAACGACTAAAATTGCCTTGGTTAACGAAGAAGGAAGCCTGTTATATTCCTATTACGGCAGCAATATGGGCAAACCCTTGGAATCCACTTTGGAAGCCTTAAAAACGCTATATGAGAAAATTAACAAAGAGACAAAAATTGTTAATTCAGCAGTCACAGGTTATGGTGAACATCTTATTAAAGCTGCCTTAAGAGTAGATATTGGCGAAATAGAAACTGTAGCCCATTATACCGCTGCCAACTTTTTTCTGCCTGGGGTTGATTTTGTACTGGATATAGGCGGTCAGGATATGAAAAGCTTAGTGATCCGCAATGGGGTCATTGAGTCTATAACCTTAAATGAAGCGTGTTCTTCGGGTTGCGGTTCTTTTGTAGAAACCTTCGCAAAATCCCTGAATATGGATATTCGAGATTTTGCTCAATTAAGTCAAAAATCCAGGCACCCGGTAGACCTGGGGACCCGTTGTACGGTATTTATGAACTCCAAAGTAAAACAAGCGCAGAAAGAAGGCGCGAAGATTAGTGATATCTCAGCCGGGATTTCTATATCCGTTATTAAGAATGCTCTCTTCAAAGTTATTCGCTTAAGAAGTGTGGAAGAGCTGGGAGAGAAGATCGTCGTCCAAGGAGGAACCTTCTATAACGATGCAGTCCTTAGAGCTTTTGAGAAAATCACCAATAAGGAAGTTGTCCGTCCGGATATTGCCGGTATCATGGGAGCTTTTGGTGCTGCCTTAATAGCCAAGGATCAGTATTCGACGGGGTATCAATCCTCTCTTCTCCAAGGAGATGAGTTATCAAATTTTACAACTGAAACGACGATGAAGCGCTGTGGATTATGCGGAAACAACTGCTTGGTAAGCATCAAGCATTTTTCCGGCGGCAACGAGTATGTTTCAGGCAATCGGTGTGAACGAGGTTCCGGTAAGGAACGGGTAAAAAGTGATATTCCCAATCTTTATGAATATAAGTACAAGAGAGTTTTTGACTACAAACCGTTAAGTAACGATAAGGCCACAAGAGGATGTATCGGAATCCCCAGGGTATTGAATATTTATGAAGATTATCCCTTCTGGTTTACTTTGTTTACGGAATTGGGCTATCAAGTGATAATATCCGGCCGGTCATCCAATAAAATATACGAGCTGGGCATGGATACTATCCCTTCTGATTCCGCTTGTTATCCGGCAAAACTGGCACACGGCCATGTAGCCGATTTAATAAAAAAAGGGATTACCAAAATCTTTTATCCCTGCATTCCCTATGCACGACAGGAAGACGAGCAGGCAGACAATCATTACAATTGTCCTATTGTAACCTCATATCCGGAAACAATTAATGCCAATATGGATTGCCTTAGAGATCCCAAGGTTCGATTCTATCATCCTTTTTTGCCTATTGATATGCCGAAGCGAATGTTGAGACGATTAGCTGAAGAATTGGCTCAGGAAGGGATATCTAAGCAGGAATTAGCCCGGGCGTTGACTAAAGCCTATGCCGAATTTGATCGTTATAAAGCCAATGTAAGAGAGAAAGGGGAAGAGACCCTAAACTATATTCGTGATCATAACATCAAAGGAATCGTCTTAGTCGGCAGACCTTATCATATTGATCCGGAAATTAATCACGGTATACCGGAAATGATTAGTTCCTATGGATTTGCCGTTCTGTCTGAAGATGCTATTCAGCATTTAGGGAAGCTTAAACGTCCTCTGCGGGTTGTTGACCAATGGGTGTATCATTCCAGAGAATATAATGCTGCCAGCTATGTAGCGAGGCAGAAAGACCTGGAACTCATTCAGTTAAATTCCTTTGGCTGCGGACTTGATGCTGTAACCACGGATCAAATTAAAGAGATACTTGAAGCTTATGGTAAAATCTATACCGTCATTAAAATTGATGAAATTAATAATTTAGGAGCTGCAAGAATCCGGGTGCGTTCCTTGATTGCAGCCATCAAAGAGCAGGATAAGAGAAATTTTATTCCTGAGAAACTATTTGATAATCCTTCCAGAGTAATTTTCACCCAGGAAATGAAGAACACCCATACAATTTTAGCCCCCCAAATGTCGCCGATTCATTTTCAGTTCTTTAAGACAGCCTTTGAAGGCTCTGGATACAGCATTGAGTTTCTGCCTTCCGTGGATAAATCAGCCGTGGATAAAGGATTAAGATATGTTCATAATGATGCCTGCTATCCTGCGATTATTGTGGTTGGTCAACTAATGAAAGCTCTCAAATCCGGTCAGTATGATCTTAACAATACATCTGTCATCATGACTCAAACGGGGGGCGGGTGCAGGGCTACTAATTATATCGCATTTATTCGCAAAGCATTGAAAGATGCCAATATGGGTCATGTACCTGTGATTGCCTTAAATGCCGGAAATTCCTCAAGTTTAGAATCCAATCCCGGGTTTAAATTTACAATTCCTATGTTTAACAAAGTGATGCAGGGGCTTATTTATGGGGACTTATTAATGAGAGTTTTATACAAAGTACGTCCTTATGAAAAATTTCCGGGTTCTGCTAACCTTTTATATGACTATTGGGTTAAGCGCTGTCAGGATTCCTTGAGGATCGGAAACAGGCAAGAATTCACAAGAAACATCCGGCAAATTGTTATCGACTTTGATAACCTTGAACTGTATGAGGATTTAGTCAAGCCAAAAGTAGGAGTGGTAGGTGAAATACTTGTTAAATTCCATCCGACAGCCAATAATAATATTGTCGAGCTTTTGGAAGCCGAAGGAGCCGAAGTGGTAGTTCCTGATTTGACGGATTTTCTTCTCTATGGTGCTTTTGATAACAGCATCAAATATAAGAAGCTTTCGGGGAGCTTTTGGTCAATGATATCGGGGTATTTCTCCATTAGCCGAATTGAGTCCTATCGTAAGGACATGAAAAAGGCTCTTAAAGGGAGCAAACGTTTTGAGCCGCCAAAACCCATCGAAGAAATCGCTAAATATGCTGAAAGACATTTATCCCTAGCCAATCAATGCGGTGAAGGCTGGTTTTTGACAGGAGAGATGGTCGAGCTGATTCGGAGCGGGGTTCATAATATTGTTTGTTTACAACCCTTTGCCTGCCTGCCGAATCATATTACCGGCAAAGGCATGATTAGAGAGCTGAGAAGGTCTTATCCGGAATCAAATATTGCGGCCATTGATTATGACCCCGGAGCCAGTGAAGTAAACCAACTCAATCGGATCAAACTTATGCTTTCAGTGGCCTTGGATAAATTGGGAAATAAGCCCTCGGAAATAAAGACTCATACTCCATTAGTAGATTTAGAAAATGATTCAGTGGAACGCAAATTAACGATGGTTTTAAGTAATGATTCGAAATTAGTTGAATGTAAACTGGATTAA
- a CDS encoding PHP domain-containing protein, producing the protein MRSDLHIHTHESDGLLSVEEVMNLAHASNVQTLAITDHESTQAVKKAEQLAKELNIKVIPGVELLTSYRGHEVHLLGYFKNVDQPLLQNRLKEIRAQRTSLAHDMVECLKNGGITLDWQDVEKEVEAEGAVTKGHIMRAIYHQENGAPRNWQEIAAYFRPGGVAHLPYLNHAFEDAVDLIFACGGLPVVAHPGLLRDPDMVFSLLSYRPIGLEVYYGYWERQAELINYYAEVADKFSILATGGSDYHGPWGYVKLGQMNIPDNSILQLRSYLTI; encoded by the coding sequence TTGAGGTCCGATTTACACATTCATACCCATGAATCGGATGGCTTACTTTCTGTAGAAGAGGTTATGAACCTGGCCCATGCCAGTAATGTTCAAACTTTAGCTATTACGGACCATGAAAGTACACAAGCAGTTAAAAAGGCAGAACAACTGGCTAAAGAACTGAATATCAAAGTAATTCCCGGAGTTGAATTACTAACCAGTTATCGGGGGCATGAGGTTCATCTCCTGGGGTACTTTAAAAATGTTGATCAGCCGCTATTACAAAACCGGTTGAAGGAAATTCGTGCTCAGCGTACTAGTTTAGCTCATGACATGGTGGAGTGTTTGAAAAATGGAGGCATTACGTTAGACTGGCAAGACGTTGAGAAAGAGGTGGAAGCAGAAGGCGCTGTCACTAAGGGGCATATCATGAGGGCAATCTATCATCAGGAAAATGGGGCCCCTAGAAATTGGCAGGAAATTGCTGCCTATTTTCGTCCGGGAGGAGTAGCCCACCTGCCCTATTTAAACCATGCTTTTGAAGATGCAGTGGATCTGATTTTCGCGTGTGGAGGCTTACCTGTGGTGGCTCATCCGGGCTTGCTTCGGGACCCAGATATGGTTTTTTCCTTATTATCCTATCGGCCCATTGGCCTTGAAGTATATTATGGATACTGGGAAAGGCAAGCAGAACTTATTAATTATTATGCAGAAGTAGCTGATAAATTTTCTATCTTAGCTACAGGGGGCAGTGATTATCACGGACCTTGGGGCTATGTGAAATTGGGACAAATGAATATTCCGGATAACAGTATTCTTCAGCTTAGGTCCTATTTAACAATCTAA
- a CDS encoding metal-dependent hydrolase, whose translation MTHGLIGIALSTLSGHPIQLNDPVFLGCTLGAMLPDLDIVAHVKGRLNYLLKHRGVSHSLIALSASALGLGSALYLAFPTASWATVIFWTLIGTISHGVMDLLNSYGAELLWPFSRKKITVDMIMLTDPVVLSAVLLSFIISLNSPELARVSSQTALFISSLYLGYRHLERIETRDRLMKMYHLTKKEQVKVIPAMYHPFTWNFILFQEDNVRFGIIRNQTPCICRVLPKVNPDHPSIANALEGNLAEIFAQFTPYYHVSVHVSDGDECVVQFLDLRYWAKGDFLYSGNVYLDLDGEISLEVFHPLPNQKGVQLSY comes from the coding sequence ATAACACATGGTTTAATTGGAATTGCACTGAGTACCCTTTCCGGTCATCCCATACAATTGAATGACCCTGTTTTTTTAGGCTGCACACTGGGTGCGATGCTCCCAGATTTAGATATTGTTGCTCATGTTAAGGGGCGTTTAAATTATTTACTAAAACATCGAGGAGTCAGCCATTCATTAATTGCCTTAAGTGCTTCAGCACTAGGATTAGGCTCGGCACTTTATTTAGCTTTTCCCACGGCCTCTTGGGCGACGGTTATATTTTGGACATTAATTGGAACCATTTCTCATGGTGTTATGGATTTGTTAAATTCTTACGGGGCAGAACTTTTATGGCCCTTCTCCCGTAAAAAGATAACTGTGGATATGATTATGCTTACAGACCCTGTTGTTTTAAGTGCGGTATTGCTTTCGTTTATTATTTCCCTAAATTCACCGGAATTGGCAAGGGTATCTTCTCAGACAGCTTTGTTTATCAGTAGTTTATATCTTGGCTATCGCCACTTAGAAAGAATAGAAACCAGAGACCGGCTTATGAAAATGTATCATTTGACAAAAAAGGAGCAAGTAAAAGTAATTCCGGCAATGTATCATCCTTTTACCTGGAACTTTATACTCTTTCAAGAGGACAATGTGCGTTTTGGGATTATTCGTAATCAAACACCGTGCATATGTCGCGTACTGCCTAAAGTCAACCCAGATCACCCATCGATTGCCAATGCCTTGGAGGGTAATCTGGCGGAAATATTCGCTCAGTTTACCCCATATTATCACGTGAGTGTCCATGTTTCTGATGGCGATGAATGTGTTGTTCAGTTTTTAGATTTGCGATACTGGGCAAAAGGTGATTTTTTATACTCAGGAAATGTTTATTTGGACTTAGACGGTGAAATATCTCTGGAAGTATTCCATCCATTGCCCAATCAAAAAGGAGTACAATTGAGTTATTAA
- a CDS encoding BON domain-containing protein: MHNSRSEIDILRDIKNLIHTHFGESGQGIHVEVKGDKAIIWGTVDSLVEKDFFGSRVGRIDGIRELDNSLTVANDGTIKDKDIEKGIIQRFQGSNFKDITHLGCRASRGIVTLLGHVETQSTERLAKRLASQVRGVKEVRSEIQFLEKAVDDATLVNRVENALVASPWVDAHEIKTEARNGLITLTGLVDNQEVMEWAVETAYQVPGVKAVVSELFTRHRSQGDDLWLTEQLVAKLGQHRLNSGQIRAFVQDGIAFLTGEVYSEEDRERAEKMIQQVPGIHNVNNSIKVAAHSIK; the protein is encoded by the coding sequence ATGCATAACTCACGATCCGAAATAGATATTCTCAGGGATATTAAAAACCTTATTCATACTCACTTTGGAGAAAGCGGGCAAGGGATTCACGTCGAGGTTAAAGGGGACAAAGCGATTATATGGGGAACCGTGGATAGTCTTGTAGAAAAGGATTTTTTTGGGAGCAGAGTTGGACGAATTGATGGAATCCGGGAATTGGATAATTCCTTGACGGTAGCTAATGACGGCACAATTAAGGATAAAGATATCGAAAAGGGGATTATTCAGCGCTTCCAAGGGTCTAATTTTAAAGATATAACCCACTTAGGCTGTCGAGCCAGTCGGGGAATAGTTACCTTACTTGGCCATGTGGAGACTCAGAGTACGGAGAGGTTGGCAAAGCGCTTAGCCTCACAAGTTCGTGGAGTCAAAGAAGTGCGTAGTGAAATTCAGTTTTTAGAGAAAGCGGTGGACGATGCAACTTTAGTCAATCGTGTTGAGAATGCCTTAGTCGCTTCCCCTTGGGTGGATGCTCATGAAATTAAAACAGAAGCCAGAAATGGCCTTATTACTTTGACAGGCTTAGTTGATAACCAGGAGGTTATGGAATGGGCAGTAGAAACAGCTTATCAAGTACCAGGAGTTAAGGCCGTTGTCAGTGAATTATTTACCCGTCATCGTTCCCAAGGGGATGATTTATGGTTAACTGAGCAATTAGTGGCTAAACTGGGTCAACATCGCTTAAATTCAGGACAAATAAGAGCGTTTGTACAAGATGGAATCGCTTTCTTGACAGGGGAAGTATATTCAGAAGAAGATCGTGAAAGGGCTGAAAAAATGATTCAACAAGTCCCGGGTATTCACAATGTTAACAATTCTATTAAGGTTGCGGCCCATTCCATTAAGTAA